A genomic window from Salvia miltiorrhiza cultivar Shanhuang (shh) chromosome 5, IMPLAD_Smil_shh, whole genome shotgun sequence includes:
- the LOC131025225 gene encoding transcription factor PRE6-like, whose translation MSSRRSRSRASGSSRITDDQIADLVSKLQQLIPEIRSRRSDKASASKVLQETCNYIRNLHREVDDLSHRLSGLLESTDGDSAQAAIIRSLLL comes from the exons ATGTCTAGCAGAAGATCGCGTTCGAGGGCGTCGGGATCCTCGAGGATAACCGACGATCAGATCGCCGACCTCGTCTCGAAATTGCAGCAACTCATCCCCGAGATCCGCAGCCGCCGTTCCGACAAG GCTTCGGCTTCGAAGGTGTTGCAGGAGACGTGCAACTACATAAGGAACTTGCACAGAGAGGTGGATGATCTGAGCCATCGATTGTCGGGGCTGCTGGAATCGACGGACGGCGACAGCGCTCAAGCCGCCATTATTAGGAGCTTGCTATTGTAA
- the LOC131025226 gene encoding binding partner of ACD11 1-like isoform X1, translated as MRPEMKTRGYAVEITNLSPNATEKDVRDFLAFCGSIQHVELVRAGDSACIAYVTFKNPHAAETAVLLSGDTVLDQPVRITQWGHCDDEYNVHNSSSWKIEDDSNLSPERHKAAPSAGKAVSFAQDTVKAVAAKGFVLGKDAVVRAKAYGQSHQVPAAAIAKASQLSQGIGLTDKVTAGIEAAKSVDQRYHISGTTRSAAYVTQRAAASAANAVVSSSYFSKGALWLSGALDRASQVAADLGNRGAGKDS; from the exons ATGAGGCCAGAAATGAAGACGAGAGGTTATGCAGTAGAAATTACAAACCTATCTCCTAATGCAACTGAGAAAGATGTTCGTGATTTTCTCGCCTTCTGTGGTTCAATTCAACATGTTGAACTCGTCAG AGCCGGTGACTCTGCATGTATAGCCTATGTGACTTTCAAAAATCCGCATGCTGCGGAAACTGCTGTCCTTCTCAGT GGAGACACCGTATTGGATCAACCTGTACGCATAACACAATGGGGACACTGCGATGATGAGTATAATGTTCACAATTCCTCTTCATGGAAGATCGAAGATGATAGCAATCTTAGT CCTGAGAGACACAAGGCTGCTCCGTCTGCTGGCAAAGCCGTCTCTTTCGCCCAAGACACGGTCAAAGCAGTTGCTGCCAAAGGATTTGTACTCGGAAAAGATGCAGTGGTGAGAGCTAAAGCATATGGTCAATCTCATCAGGTACCGGCAGCTGCAATAGCGAAGGCTTCACAACTTAGCCAAGGAATCGGGTTGACTGATAAGGTAACAGCTGGGATTGAAGCAGCCAAATCTGTGGATCAAAGGTACCACATTTCTGGTACAACAAGATCAGCAGCGTACGTCACGCAGAGGGCAGCAGCTTCGGCTGCAAACGCGGTGGTTAGTTCGAGTTACTTCTCTAAGGGGGCTCTTTGGTTGTCCGGCGCTCTAGACAGAGCCTCGCAAGTTGCAGCCGATCTTGGCAATCGCGGTGCTGGCAAAGATAGCTAG
- the LOC131025226 gene encoding binding partner of ACD11 1-like isoform X2 has protein sequence MRPEMKTRGYAVEITNLSPNATEKDVRDFLAFCGSIQHVELVRAGDSACIAYVTFKNPHAAETAVLLSPERHKAAPSAGKAVSFAQDTVKAVAAKGFVLGKDAVVRAKAYGQSHQVPAAAIAKASQLSQGIGLTDKVTAGIEAAKSVDQRYHISGTTRSAAYVTQRAAASAANAVVSSSYFSKGALWLSGALDRASQVAADLGNRGAGKDS, from the exons ATGAGGCCAGAAATGAAGACGAGAGGTTATGCAGTAGAAATTACAAACCTATCTCCTAATGCAACTGAGAAAGATGTTCGTGATTTTCTCGCCTTCTGTGGTTCAATTCAACATGTTGAACTCGTCAG AGCCGGTGACTCTGCATGTATAGCCTATGTGACTTTCAAAAATCCGCATGCTGCGGAAACTGCTGTCCTTCTCAGT CCTGAGAGACACAAGGCTGCTCCGTCTGCTGGCAAAGCCGTCTCTTTCGCCCAAGACACGGTCAAAGCAGTTGCTGCCAAAGGATTTGTACTCGGAAAAGATGCAGTGGTGAGAGCTAAAGCATATGGTCAATCTCATCAGGTACCGGCAGCTGCAATAGCGAAGGCTTCACAACTTAGCCAAGGAATCGGGTTGACTGATAAGGTAACAGCTGGGATTGAAGCAGCCAAATCTGTGGATCAAAGGTACCACATTTCTGGTACAACAAGATCAGCAGCGTACGTCACGCAGAGGGCAGCAGCTTCGGCTGCAAACGCGGTGGTTAGTTCGAGTTACTTCTCTAAGGGGGCTCTTTGGTTGTCCGGCGCTCTAGACAGAGCCTCGCAAGTTGCAGCCGATCTTGGCAATCGCGGTGCTGGCAAAGATAGCTAG